One region of Culex pipiens pallens isolate TS chromosome 2, TS_CPP_V2, whole genome shotgun sequence genomic DNA includes:
- the LOC120419191 gene encoding leucine-rich repeat and calponin homology domain-containing protein isoform X1 — protein sequence MAVACLKTGSNQFYSSSSSNAGSILSGTSSSSVTIGGGSGASSMNSTGGGAIGGHLQSQLTRSLERILEDANLSGELKLSGRKLKDFPKAAGKFNLSDTVIADLSRNRFCELPEDITSLAFLERLLVFHNTIRSIPDTIRGLHSLTYLDLRNNQLAVLPREICFLPLQVLLLSNNRLVTLPDELGRMEELTELDAACNQITHLPPRMGDLRNLRSLTLRNNQLVYLPRDLTCLQLVFLDVSSNRIATLPVELRLMSSLVDLELGNNPLTSPPASLCVRGLVHVFKYLETAAAREEKSKTGLDGHATLRRSALSSKNSSGSLLDGTSRNRRAHVDSGYSTSDGGGFEGKRWSQDDPHDGTNSPKWSPIPMHTGFAGKPPAGGHAVLPAATGANPLLLLSAAGSRPELLDSNGREGTLEEEFKKGMALQEQRNKANDISPEGGDLTPDSMKADDKMRSLGNIQTYREYKEALRQQRNQTDIYRPKEALPQTPDSGGSTAESPLSNFSPYSSKSAATTPSPSVFTSSNQSSPLSPHHANIAKLNQMNVANGNNGFNPPVNSSPLMSPNRNVMFEDGTATTTSTSSASSTPNKRPVQKVIPSRNITSTYQSPTHLNGNHLSTNGGSPAANGGKIPVANGGTPVKTALTNSSCSVDYAYVKPNSPCKASSGILSHNSVPSSIPKPTANGAHSPSNGNQKPLTATVGYVNNAKPGQKTNKTVSWNRDVPTDKLSFTMRREFDKQKEETELIEQLRQIIETRLKMTLPEDIAPALTDGVVLCHLANHVRPRSVGSIHVPSPAVPKLTMARCRRNVDNFLDACRRIGVDEELICSCQDIVPAPSQPLPAAAGDWEHQNQQQASEPDSVEPPNPAAMYGTIVALLRTAEFWNVPAVVHQLARPSGPPPPPPPRSHTTTLTAANTNTTTTTELVEQVEHCDAESQQPKKLLEYHFDLQPQAEQDRPVGRPEERHVPGSLDLSSSGRGTVSRRKRKFPASKFGGDGGGTDGKRFDQSGRNLNEIVEEECEYDSDIGKFRCRNTSDYEDSESSVNDEDSAAAFTPTNAPINDLNTMSPVAAATVATSVVDFNINTAEEDGEAGGRKIVSKRIEFFENGGGGSADKIVNGGAQLRRSVSEEDNAVKAWEPRKSEHPVLSTILCLGTFLFAVVYLYLYPLPNY from the exons ATCTGTCCCGCAATCGGTTCTGCGAACTGCCCGAGGACATCACATCGCTGGCCTTCCTGGAGCGGCTACTCGTCTTTCACAACACGATCCGGTCAATTCCGGACACCATCCGCGGACTGCACTCACTCACCTACCTAGACCTAAG GAACAACCAGCTGGCGGTGCTGCCGCGGGAGATTTGCTTTCTGCCGCTGCAGGTGCTGCTGCTGTCCAACAACAGGCTCGTGACGCTCCCGGACGAGCTCGGCCGGATGGAGGAGCTGACCGAGCTGGACGCGGCGTGCAACCAAATCACCCATCTTCCTCCCCGGATGGGCGACCTGCGCAATCTGCGGTCGCTCACGCTGCGCAACAACCAGCTGGTCTACCTGCCGCGCGATCTCACCTGTCTGCAGCTGGTGTTTCTGGACGTCAGCTCGAACCGGATCGCGACGCTGCCGGTGGAGCTGCGGCTGATGAGCTCGCTCGTCGACCTGGAGCTGGGCAACAACCCGCTGACGTCGCCGCCGGCTAGC CTCTGCGTACGCGGGCTTGTACACGTCTTCAAGTACCTCGAGACGGCCGCCGCCCGGGAGGAAAAGTCCAAAACCGGCCTCGACGGGCACGCCACCCTGCGGCGGTCGGCACTCTCCTCGAAAAACTCTTCCGGCAGTCTGCTGGACGGTACCAGCCGGAACCGGCGAGCGCACGTCGACTCGGGGTACAGCACCAGCGACGGTGGTGGATTCGAGGGTAAGCGATGGTCGCAGGACGACCCGCACGACGGCACCAACTCACCCAAGTGGTCACCCATCCCGATGCACACTGGCTTTGCCGGTAAACCGCCAGCCGGTGGTCACGCGGTCCTCCCCGCGGCCACGGGCGCTAatccgttgttgttgttatccGCTGCAGGGTCTAGGCCGGAGTTGTTGGATTCGAACGGGCGCGAGGGAACGCTCGAAGAGGAGTTCAAGAAGGGTATGGCGCTGCAGGAGCAGAGGAACAAGGCTAACGACATTTCCCCCGAGGGCGGTGATCTCACGCCGGACAGTATGAAGGCTGACGACAAGATGCGATCGCTGGGAAATATTCAAACTTACAG GGAATACAAAGAAGCACTTCGTCAGCAGCGTAACCAAACGGACATCTACCGGCCCAAAGAAGCACTGCCTCAGACGCCGGACAGTGGCGGGTCGACGGCGGAGTCTCCCCTCAGCAATTTCTCCCCGTACAGCAGTAAATCCGCAGCGACCACCCCGTCACCGTCGGTGTTCACCAGCAGCAACCAAAGTTCTCCCCTGTCTCCGCACCACGCCAACATCGCCAAGCTGAACCAAATGAACGTCGCCAACGGGAACAACGGGTTCAACCCGCCCGTCAACTCTAGTCCCCTGATGTCGCCCAACCGGAACGTCATGTTCGAAGACGGAACGGCGACCACGACCAGCACCTCCAGCGCCAGCTCGACCCCGAACAAGCGGCCCGTCCAGAAGGTCATCCCGTCGCGCAACATTACCTCCACATATCAATCGCCGACGCACCTCAACGGAAATCACCTCTCGACCAACGGCGGATCTCCGGCGGCCAACGGGGGGAAAATCCCCGTCGCAAACGGCGGAACGCCGGTCAAGACGGCCCTCACCAACAGCAGCTGCTCGGTGGACTACGCGTACGTGAAGCCAAACAGCCCGTGCAAGGCGTCCAGCGGCATCCTGTCGCACAACAGCGTTCCTTCGTCGATTCCGAAACCGACGGCCAACGGCGCGCACTCGCCGAGCAACGGCAACCAGAAGCCGCTGACGGCCACCGTCGGGTACGTGAACAACGCCAAACCGGGACAGAAAACAAACAA AACTGTCTCCTGGAACCGGGACGTGCCAACGGACAAGCTGAGCTTCACGATGCGGCGGGAGTTTGACAAGCAGAAGGAGGAAACCGAATTGATCGAACAGCTTCGACAG ATTATCGAAACCCGTTTGAAGATGACGCTTCCGGAGGACATTGCGCCGGCGCTGACCGACGGCGTCGTGCTGTGCCACCTGGCAAACCACGTGCGACCGCGCTCGGTTGGCAGCATCCACGTGCCGTCGCCGGCTGTG CCAAAACTAACGATGGCCCGCTGCCGGCGAAACGTGGACAACTTCCTGGACGCGTGCCGCCGAATCGGTGTTGATGAG GAGTTGATATGCTCCTGTCAGGACATCGTCCCGGCGCCATCCCAACCACTTCCGGCCGCCGCCGGGGACTGGGAGCACCAGAACCAGCAGCAAGCGTCGGAACCGGACTCGGTAGAACCTCCGAACCCCGCGGCCATGTACGGTACGATTGTGGCACTGCTGCGCACTGCCGAGTTCTGGAACGTCCCCGCGGTCGTCCACCAGTTGGCCCGACCTTCCGGTCCCCCTCCGCCTCCGCCACCCCGGTCCCACACCACTACACTCACTGCAGCCAACACCAAtaccacaacaacaacagagCTAGTCGAACAAGTAGAACATTGTGACGCCGAATCTCAACAGCCCAAGAAGCTGCTCGAGTATCACTTTGACCTGCAGCCGCAGGCTGAGCAAGACAGACCGGTCGGTAGGCCGGAAGAACGGCACGTGCCGGGTTCGCTGGACTTGAGTTCCTCGGGGAGGGGAACCGTTTCGCGTCGGAAGCGTAAATTTCCGGCTTCCAAGTTTGGCGGTGACGGCGGAGGCACCGACGGCAAGCGATTCGATCAATCCGGTCGTAATTTGAACGAAATCGTCGAAGAAGAGTGCGAGTACGACAGCGACATTGGCAAGTTTCGGTGCCGCAACACCAGCGACTACGAGGACTCGGAATCGTCGGTGAACGACGAGGACTCGGCGGCGGCCTTTACGCCGACCAACGCTCCGATCAACGATCTGAACACGATGAGTCCGGTGGCGGCGGCGACGGTGGCGACCTCGGTGGTGGATTTTAACATTAATACGGCGGAAGAGGACGGGGAGGCCGGTGGCCGGAAGATTGTCAGCAAGCGGATCGAGTTTTTTGAGAATGGCGGCGGAGGAAGTGCGGACAAGATTGTCAACGGTGGAGCCCAGCTGAGACGGAGCGTTAGCGAGGAGGACAATGCCGTGAAGGCGTGGGAGCCGCGCAAATCGGAGCATCCGGTTCTGTCGACCATTCTGTGCCTGGGGACGTTCCTGTTTGCCGTGGTGTATCTGTACTTGTACCCGCTGCCCAATTACTAG
- the LOC120419191 gene encoding leucine-rich repeat and calponin homology domain-containing protein isoform X2 → MAVACLKTGSNQFYSSSSSNAGSILSGTSSSSVTIGGGSGASSMNSTGGGAIGGHLQSQLTRSLERILEDANLSGELKLSGRKLKDFPKAAGKFNLSDTVIADLSRNRFCELPEDITSLAFLERLLVFHNTIRSIPDTIRGLHSLTYLDLRNNQLAVLPREICFLPLQVLLLSNNRLVTLPDELGRMEELTELDAACNQITHLPPRMGDLRNLRSLTLRNNQLVYLPRDLTCLQLVFLDVSSNRIATLPVELRLMSSLVDLELGNNPLTSPPASLCVRGLVHVFKYLETAAAREEKSKTGLDGHATLRRSALSSKNSSGSLLDGTSRNRRAHVDSGYSTSDGGGFEGSRPELLDSNGREGTLEEEFKKGMALQEQRNKANDISPEGGDLTPDSMKADDKMRSLGNIQTYREYKEALRQQRNQTDIYRPKEALPQTPDSGGSTAESPLSNFSPYSSKSAATTPSPSVFTSSNQSSPLSPHHANIAKLNQMNVANGNNGFNPPVNSSPLMSPNRNVMFEDGTATTTSTSSASSTPNKRPVQKVIPSRNITSTYQSPTHLNGNHLSTNGGSPAANGGKIPVANGGTPVKTALTNSSCSVDYAYVKPNSPCKASSGILSHNSVPSSIPKPTANGAHSPSNGNQKPLTATVGYVNNAKPGQKTNKTVSWNRDVPTDKLSFTMRREFDKQKEETELIEQLRQIIETRLKMTLPEDIAPALTDGVVLCHLANHVRPRSVGSIHVPSPAVPKLTMARCRRNVDNFLDACRRIGVDEELICSCQDIVPAPSQPLPAAAGDWEHQNQQQASEPDSVEPPNPAAMYGTIVALLRTAEFWNVPAVVHQLARPSGPPPPPPPRSHTTTLTAANTNTTTTTELVEQVEHCDAESQQPKKLLEYHFDLQPQAEQDRPVGRPEERHVPGSLDLSSSGRGTVSRRKRKFPASKFGGDGGGTDGKRFDQSGRNLNEIVEEECEYDSDIGKFRCRNTSDYEDSESSVNDEDSAAAFTPTNAPINDLNTMSPVAAATVATSVVDFNINTAEEDGEAGGRKIVSKRIEFFENGGGGSADKIVNGGAQLRRSVSEEDNAVKAWEPRKSEHPVLSTILCLGTFLFAVVYLYLYPLPNY, encoded by the exons ATCTGTCCCGCAATCGGTTCTGCGAACTGCCCGAGGACATCACATCGCTGGCCTTCCTGGAGCGGCTACTCGTCTTTCACAACACGATCCGGTCAATTCCGGACACCATCCGCGGACTGCACTCACTCACCTACCTAGACCTAAG GAACAACCAGCTGGCGGTGCTGCCGCGGGAGATTTGCTTTCTGCCGCTGCAGGTGCTGCTGCTGTCCAACAACAGGCTCGTGACGCTCCCGGACGAGCTCGGCCGGATGGAGGAGCTGACCGAGCTGGACGCGGCGTGCAACCAAATCACCCATCTTCCTCCCCGGATGGGCGACCTGCGCAATCTGCGGTCGCTCACGCTGCGCAACAACCAGCTGGTCTACCTGCCGCGCGATCTCACCTGTCTGCAGCTGGTGTTTCTGGACGTCAGCTCGAACCGGATCGCGACGCTGCCGGTGGAGCTGCGGCTGATGAGCTCGCTCGTCGACCTGGAGCTGGGCAACAACCCGCTGACGTCGCCGCCGGCTAGC CTCTGCGTACGCGGGCTTGTACACGTCTTCAAGTACCTCGAGACGGCCGCCGCCCGGGAGGAAAAGTCCAAAACCGGCCTCGACGGGCACGCCACCCTGCGGCGGTCGGCACTCTCCTCGAAAAACTCTTCCGGCAGTCTGCTGGACGGTACCAGCCGGAACCGGCGAGCGCACGTCGACTCGGGGTACAGCACCAGCGACGGTGGTGGATTCGAGG GGTCTAGGCCGGAGTTGTTGGATTCGAACGGGCGCGAGGGAACGCTCGAAGAGGAGTTCAAGAAGGGTATGGCGCTGCAGGAGCAGAGGAACAAGGCTAACGACATTTCCCCCGAGGGCGGTGATCTCACGCCGGACAGTATGAAGGCTGACGACAAGATGCGATCGCTGGGAAATATTCAAACTTACAG GGAATACAAAGAAGCACTTCGTCAGCAGCGTAACCAAACGGACATCTACCGGCCCAAAGAAGCACTGCCTCAGACGCCGGACAGTGGCGGGTCGACGGCGGAGTCTCCCCTCAGCAATTTCTCCCCGTACAGCAGTAAATCCGCAGCGACCACCCCGTCACCGTCGGTGTTCACCAGCAGCAACCAAAGTTCTCCCCTGTCTCCGCACCACGCCAACATCGCCAAGCTGAACCAAATGAACGTCGCCAACGGGAACAACGGGTTCAACCCGCCCGTCAACTCTAGTCCCCTGATGTCGCCCAACCGGAACGTCATGTTCGAAGACGGAACGGCGACCACGACCAGCACCTCCAGCGCCAGCTCGACCCCGAACAAGCGGCCCGTCCAGAAGGTCATCCCGTCGCGCAACATTACCTCCACATATCAATCGCCGACGCACCTCAACGGAAATCACCTCTCGACCAACGGCGGATCTCCGGCGGCCAACGGGGGGAAAATCCCCGTCGCAAACGGCGGAACGCCGGTCAAGACGGCCCTCACCAACAGCAGCTGCTCGGTGGACTACGCGTACGTGAAGCCAAACAGCCCGTGCAAGGCGTCCAGCGGCATCCTGTCGCACAACAGCGTTCCTTCGTCGATTCCGAAACCGACGGCCAACGGCGCGCACTCGCCGAGCAACGGCAACCAGAAGCCGCTGACGGCCACCGTCGGGTACGTGAACAACGCCAAACCGGGACAGAAAACAAACAA AACTGTCTCCTGGAACCGGGACGTGCCAACGGACAAGCTGAGCTTCACGATGCGGCGGGAGTTTGACAAGCAGAAGGAGGAAACCGAATTGATCGAACAGCTTCGACAG ATTATCGAAACCCGTTTGAAGATGACGCTTCCGGAGGACATTGCGCCGGCGCTGACCGACGGCGTCGTGCTGTGCCACCTGGCAAACCACGTGCGACCGCGCTCGGTTGGCAGCATCCACGTGCCGTCGCCGGCTGTG CCAAAACTAACGATGGCCCGCTGCCGGCGAAACGTGGACAACTTCCTGGACGCGTGCCGCCGAATCGGTGTTGATGAG GAGTTGATATGCTCCTGTCAGGACATCGTCCCGGCGCCATCCCAACCACTTCCGGCCGCCGCCGGGGACTGGGAGCACCAGAACCAGCAGCAAGCGTCGGAACCGGACTCGGTAGAACCTCCGAACCCCGCGGCCATGTACGGTACGATTGTGGCACTGCTGCGCACTGCCGAGTTCTGGAACGTCCCCGCGGTCGTCCACCAGTTGGCCCGACCTTCCGGTCCCCCTCCGCCTCCGCCACCCCGGTCCCACACCACTACACTCACTGCAGCCAACACCAAtaccacaacaacaacagagCTAGTCGAACAAGTAGAACATTGTGACGCCGAATCTCAACAGCCCAAGAAGCTGCTCGAGTATCACTTTGACCTGCAGCCGCAGGCTGAGCAAGACAGACCGGTCGGTAGGCCGGAAGAACGGCACGTGCCGGGTTCGCTGGACTTGAGTTCCTCGGGGAGGGGAACCGTTTCGCGTCGGAAGCGTAAATTTCCGGCTTCCAAGTTTGGCGGTGACGGCGGAGGCACCGACGGCAAGCGATTCGATCAATCCGGTCGTAATTTGAACGAAATCGTCGAAGAAGAGTGCGAGTACGACAGCGACATTGGCAAGTTTCGGTGCCGCAACACCAGCGACTACGAGGACTCGGAATCGTCGGTGAACGACGAGGACTCGGCGGCGGCCTTTACGCCGACCAACGCTCCGATCAACGATCTGAACACGATGAGTCCGGTGGCGGCGGCGACGGTGGCGACCTCGGTGGTGGATTTTAACATTAATACGGCGGAAGAGGACGGGGAGGCCGGTGGCCGGAAGATTGTCAGCAAGCGGATCGAGTTTTTTGAGAATGGCGGCGGAGGAAGTGCGGACAAGATTGTCAACGGTGGAGCCCAGCTGAGACGGAGCGTTAGCGAGGAGGACAATGCCGTGAAGGCGTGGGAGCCGCGCAAATCGGAGCATCCGGTTCTGTCGACCATTCTGTGCCTGGGGACGTTCCTGTTTGCCGTGGTGTATCTGTACTTGTACCCGCTGCCCAATTACTAG